The following coding sequences lie in one Alicyclobacillus curvatus genomic window:
- the psd gene encoding phosphatidylserine decarboxylase (Phosphatidylserine decarboxylase is synthesized as a single chain precursor. Generation of the pyruvoyl active site from a Ser is coupled to cleavage of a Gly-Ser bond between the larger (beta) and smaller (alpha chains). It is an integral membrane protein.) has product MRRVALQWERFWVKALPKRFLTALVGWFARRKTSRFLIPWFIKVYEIDVKEAELPLCEYKTWVEFFSRRLREGVRTISQTGIVSPVDGTASASGRLQDGKLIQAKGQLYSVNALLGNDIPADRFVGGQYITLYLSPHDYHRVHMPFHGQISGWTHIPGSLYPVNPAGVRSVAGLFTKNERLVLHINTVIGSFAMVLVGATIVGSIRTPFGPDYESPFLRSRRAVRNGTVDVQLQRGAEVGMFEFGSTVILLFPRDMPLTVQVEEGNTVKMGQTIAQPQS; this is encoded by the coding sequence TTGAGACGTGTTGCTCTGCAGTGGGAACGGTTTTGGGTGAAGGCGTTACCAAAGCGCTTCTTGACTGCCCTCGTGGGATGGTTTGCACGGAGAAAAACAAGTCGGTTTCTCATTCCATGGTTTATCAAGGTATATGAGATTGATGTCAAAGAGGCTGAACTGCCACTTTGTGAATACAAAACGTGGGTTGAGTTTTTTTCCCGGAGGTTGCGCGAAGGGGTCCGTACCATCAGTCAAACAGGCATTGTCAGTCCGGTGGATGGGACTGCCAGTGCAAGTGGTCGACTTCAGGACGGGAAATTAATTCAGGCAAAAGGACAGTTGTACTCGGTGAACGCCCTGCTTGGGAATGACATCCCTGCGGACAGGTTTGTTGGCGGTCAGTACATTACGCTTTATCTCAGCCCACACGATTATCACCGCGTACATATGCCCTTTCATGGTCAGATTTCCGGGTGGACGCACATTCCAGGCAGTCTTTATCCTGTGAATCCGGCTGGCGTAAGGTCAGTGGCAGGCTTGTTTACAAAGAACGAGCGACTGGTGCTGCACATTAACACGGTCATCGGATCGTTTGCGATGGTCCTTGTCGGTGCAACCATTGTCGGCAGCATTCGGACACCGTTTGGACCTGACTATGAATCGCCGTTCCTGCGTTCACGGCGGGCTGTCCGCAATGGAACCGTAGATGTTCAATTACAGAGGGGTGCGGAGGTCGGTATGTTTGAGTTCGGATCGACCGTCATCCTGCTGTTTCCGCGAGACATGCCGCTGACGGTGCAGGTTGAGGAAGGCAACACTGTCAAGATGGGCCAAACCATTGCCCAGCCACAGTCATGA
- a CDS encoding NAD-dependent epimerase/dehydratase family protein yields MKILIAGGDGFCGWPTALYFSERGHEVAIADNMIRRQWDDELGSNSLTPIASLKERTSTWKSVSGKEITTFVGDLTDYDFVENMFRSFEPDAVVHYAEQRSAPYSMIDRKHAVFTQVNNVVGTLNVLYAIKEVVPDCHLIKLGTMGEYGTPNIDIEEGYLTVEHNGRQDTLPYPKQPFSFYHLSKVHDSHNIMFTCRSWGIRATDLNQGVVYGLWTDETKKHEKLYNRIDYDGVFGTALNRFCIQASVGHPLTVYGQGGQTRAFLDIRDTLQCVELAAQNPADRGEFRVFNQFTEQFSVLELAERVAAVAKEMGLNPEIVHLDNPRVEKEQHYYNAKHTKLMDLGLKPHLLSDDLIRELIETADRYKDRVDFSVIAPNATWR; encoded by the coding sequence ATGAAGATCTTGATTGCTGGCGGCGACGGCTTTTGTGGTTGGCCCACGGCACTCTATTTTTCCGAACGCGGGCATGAAGTAGCTATCGCGGACAACATGATTCGTCGCCAGTGGGATGATGAATTGGGAAGCAATTCTCTAACGCCAATTGCTTCTTTGAAGGAACGTACTTCAACTTGGAAGAGTGTTTCCGGCAAGGAGATTACTACCTTTGTCGGAGATTTGACAGACTACGATTTTGTCGAAAACATGTTTCGTTCTTTTGAACCAGATGCAGTTGTTCATTATGCAGAGCAACGTTCTGCGCCGTATTCGATGATTGATCGTAAGCACGCTGTGTTTACACAAGTCAACAATGTTGTCGGTACACTCAACGTATTATATGCAATTAAAGAGGTTGTCCCTGATTGCCATCTCATTAAATTGGGTACAATGGGTGAATACGGAACACCAAACATCGACATTGAAGAAGGGTATTTGACTGTTGAGCACAATGGGCGGCAAGACACCCTGCCGTATCCAAAGCAGCCGTTTTCGTTCTACCATTTGTCAAAAGTGCATGATAGTCACAACATCATGTTTACTTGCCGATCCTGGGGGATTCGTGCAACCGACCTGAACCAGGGCGTCGTTTATGGACTTTGGACAGACGAAACCAAAAAGCATGAAAAACTTTACAACCGCATCGATTACGACGGTGTTTTTGGGACAGCGCTGAATCGTTTCTGCATCCAGGCGTCCGTTGGTCATCCGCTTACCGTTTATGGTCAGGGCGGACAAACCCGTGCTTTTCTTGATATTCGCGATACACTGCAATGTGTTGAACTTGCTGCGCAAAATCCTGCTGACAGAGGGGAGTTTCGGGTATTTAACCAGTTTACCGAACAATTTTCTGTGCTTGAGTTGGCAGAGCGCGTAGCTGCTGTTGCGAAGGAAATGGGTCTGAACCCGGAGATTGTACATCTCGATAATCCTCGGGTTGAGAAGGAACAGCATTATTACAACGCGAAACACACGAAGTTGATGGATCTCGGCTTGAAGCCCCATTTATTGTCTGACGATTTGATCCGTGAGTTGATTGAGACCGCAGATAGGTACAAGGATCGCGTTGACTTTAGTGTGATTGCTCCAAATGCGACTTGGAGGTAA